In Prosthecochloris sp. GSB1, the following proteins share a genomic window:
- a CDS encoding NADH-quinone oxidoreductase subunit J family protein translates to MTNTTYTVIFYLFAAITVFSAAFVVFSRNVIYSAFSLLFTFFGVAALYVFLSADFIAVTQIVVYVGGILVLLLFGVMFTNKIMKTDLRTEVINIVPGLLILVATVGGLAYLFVQRAGWFTSDTGLQGSVVERIGFETMSRYVLPFEMASILLLLALIGAAFLARFDKAEKSEQ, encoded by the coding sequence ATGACGAATACGACCTATACCGTGATTTTCTACCTTTTCGCCGCGATAACGGTGTTTTCGGCAGCTTTCGTGGTTTTTTCGCGCAACGTCATCTATTCGGCGTTCTCGCTGCTCTTCACCTTTTTCGGGGTTGCCGCGCTCTACGTTTTCCTGAGCGCTGATTTCATCGCCGTGACCCAGATAGTCGTCTATGTCGGAGGCATACTGGTGCTGCTCCTTTTCGGCGTCATGTTTACCAACAAGATCATGAAGACCGATCTCAGGACGGAGGTGATCAATATCGTGCCCGGCCTGCTGATCCTCGTCGCGACAGTCGGCGGTCTTGCCTATCTTTTCGTCCAGCGGGCCGGCTGGTTTACCTCGGACACCGGACTTCAGGGAAGCGTCGTCGAAAGGATCGGGTTCGAAACCATGTCCCGTTACGTGCTTCCGTTTGAAATGGCCTCGATCCTGCTGCTGCTCGCCCTCATTGGAGCGGCGTTTCTCGCCAGGTTCGACAAGGCTGAAAAAAGTGAACAATAA
- the nuoK gene encoding NADH-quinone oxidoreductase subunit NuoK yields MEFLTTIGLDHYLVISAILFGFGLFAVVTRKNAIVVLMGVELILNAANINLLAFSKYNGGMEGVMFSLFVIVLAAAEAAIALAIVINIYKTFNTVDLSTVDSMKE; encoded by the coding sequence ATGGAGTTTCTCACTACCATAGGACTCGATCACTATCTGGTCATTTCGGCGATTCTTTTCGGCTTCGGCCTGTTTGCCGTCGTGACGCGCAAGAACGCCATCGTCGTGCTGATGGGCGTGGAGTTGATTCTCAACGCCGCCAACATCAACCTGCTGGCGTTTTCGAAATACAACGGCGGCATGGAAGGGGTCATGTTCAGTCTTTTCGTGATCGTGCTCGCGGCCGCCGAAGCGGCGATCGCGTTGGCGATCGTTATAAACATCTACAAGACGTTCAACACGGTGGACCTGTCCACCGTGGATTCCATGAAGGAGTGA
- a CDS encoding 4Fe-4S binding protein: MSEYFRDIKSGITTVLTGMGITLRHFFNAVKRKGDAGIDDSNYFNQVDGLVTLQYPREAVPTPEIGRYRLYNEIDDCIGCNQCARACPIECITIETIKVTKDDLAVCGKTSGGQQKRFWVPVFDIDVAKCMTCGICSAVCPTECLYHTQVSDFSEFSRDNLIYHFGNLTKLEAEAKRKKLAEEKAAAPSPKPKPKPKPKPAPGTAVGESEG; the protein is encoded by the coding sequence ATGAGTGAGTATTTCAGGGATATAAAAAGCGGGATAACCACCGTTCTGACCGGAATGGGTATTACGCTCCGCCACTTTTTCAACGCCGTGAAACGCAAGGGCGATGCCGGTATAGACGACTCGAACTATTTCAACCAGGTAGACGGACTCGTGACGTTGCAGTATCCGAGGGAAGCCGTTCCCACGCCGGAAATCGGCCGCTACCGCCTCTACAACGAGATCGACGACTGCATCGGCTGCAATCAGTGCGCGAGAGCGTGCCCGATCGAGTGCATCACGATAGAGACCATCAAGGTCACCAAGGACGATCTCGCCGTATGCGGCAAGACCTCCGGCGGTCAGCAGAAACGCTTCTGGGTGCCGGTGTTCGATATCGATGTCGCCAAATGCATGACCTGCGGCATCTGCTCGGCGGTCTGTCCCACCGAGTGCCTCTATCATACGCAGGTGAGCGATTTCAGCGAGTTCAGCCGCGACAACCTGATCTATCATTTCGGCAACCTCACGAAACTCGAGGCCGAAGCCAAAAGGAAGAAGCTGGCGGAAGAGAAAGCGGCGGCTCCGTCGCCCAAGCCCAAACCGAAACCCAAGCCCAAACCGGCCCCCGGGACCGCCGTGGGGGAGAGCGAAGGGTAA
- a CDS encoding complex I subunit 4 family protein has product MLSLIVFLPIVAALIILAVPSSQKQIIRLVTLLAAVGQGALAVFIWQAYDPALPGIIAAADGSPEGSFQLVERLPWISLDLGSFGSLNIEYFIGVDGLSITMVLLTALISIIAVLSSWTIRKQVKGYFILFNILSTAMMGCFVALDFFLFYVFWELMLLPMYFLIGIWGGPNREYAAIKFFLYTLFGSVFMLLVMIGLYFSVIDPVTGNHTFSLVAMASQENYIPDAILGPESVVWRYAAFIVLFIGFAIKVPMFPFHTWLPDAHVEAPTPISVILAGVLLKLGTYGMMRINFPFFPEVFQASLYVIGIFGAINIIYGAFCALAQSDLKKLVAYSSISHMGYVLLGLAAGNSEGMTGALYQMFNHGTITAMLFLLVGVIYDRAHTRQIDKFGGLASYMPVYAGVVTVAWFASLGLPGLSGFISEAFVFIGAFSSEVTRNIAIVSVLGIVFGAAYLLWSLQRMFLGKRNPDAAYELQKDAEGHEHIHFHDWKGKNDLDARELLMLTPLAVIVIVLGIYPMPVLGLITTSINQLVEVLSPVLMTASAAVN; this is encoded by the coding sequence ATGCTGAGTTTAATTGTCTTTCTGCCTATCGTGGCCGCCCTGATCATCCTGGCGGTGCCGTCATCGCAAAAGCAGATTATCCGGCTTGTCACCCTGCTTGCCGCCGTCGGCCAGGGGGCGCTCGCCGTGTTCATCTGGCAGGCCTACGACCCGGCGCTGCCGGGCATCATCGCCGCGGCCGACGGTTCACCCGAAGGTTCGTTCCAGCTTGTCGAACGCCTTCCATGGATATCGCTCGACCTCGGCTCGTTCGGTTCTCTCAATATCGAGTATTTTATCGGCGTGGACGGCCTGTCGATCACCATGGTGCTTCTGACGGCCCTGATCTCGATCATCGCCGTGCTTTCCAGTTGGACAATCAGGAAACAGGTCAAGGGCTACTTCATTCTGTTCAACATTCTCAGCACGGCGATGATGGGCTGCTTCGTCGCCCTCGATTTCTTCCTGTTCTACGTTTTCTGGGAGCTTATGCTTCTTCCGATGTACTTCCTGATCGGTATCTGGGGTGGACCGAACAGGGAATACGCGGCTATAAAGTTCTTTCTCTATACGCTGTTCGGTTCGGTGTTCATGCTTCTGGTAATGATCGGTCTCTACTTCAGCGTTATCGATCCCGTGACCGGCAACCATACTTTCAGCCTCGTCGCCATGGCCAGCCAGGAGAATTACATCCCGGACGCGATCCTGGGTCCCGAAAGCGTCGTCTGGCGGTATGCGGCTTTCATCGTGCTCTTTATCGGGTTTGCCATCAAGGTTCCCATGTTCCCGTTCCATACATGGCTTCCCGACGCGCACGTCGAGGCGCCGACGCCCATCTCGGTCATCCTTGCCGGCGTGCTCTTGAAGCTCGGCACCTACGGCATGATGAGGATCAATTTCCCGTTCTTCCCGGAAGTGTTCCAGGCCTCGCTCTACGTCATCGGCATTTTCGGCGCGATCAACATTATTTACGGAGCCTTCTGCGCCCTTGCGCAGTCCGACCTCAAGAAACTGGTCGCCTACTCCTCTATCAGCCACATGGGTTACGTTCTGCTCGGCCTCGCGGCCGGCAACAGCGAAGGCATGACAGGCGCACTCTACCAGATGTTCAATCACGGCACCATCACGGCCATGCTCTTCCTTCTTGTCGGCGTCATCTATGACCGCGCCCATACCCGCCAGATCGACAAGTTCGGGGGACTGGCGAGCTACATGCCGGTCTACGCGGGCGTCGTGACGGTCGCGTGGTTCGCCTCGCTCGGCCTGCCCGGGCTCAGCGGCTTCATTTCCGAAGCCTTTGTTTTCATCGGAGCCTTCAGTTCTGAGGTCACCCGGAACATCGCTATCGTGTCCGTGCTCGGTATCGTGTTCGGCGCGGCTTATCTTCTCTGGTCGCTCCAGCGGATGTTTCTCGGCAAGAGGAACCCCGATGCCGCATACGAGTTGCAGAAAGACGCCGAGGGTCACGAACATATTCACTTCCACGACTGGAAGGGCAAGAACGATCTCGACGCCAGGGAACTGCTCATGCTCACGCCGCTCGCCGTGATCGTGATCGTTCTCGGTATTTATCCCATGCCGGTGCTCGGTCTCATTACCACGAGCATCAACCAGCTTGTCGAAGTGCTCTCGCCGGTGCTCATGACCGCTTCGGCCGCCGTCAACTGA
- a CDS encoding NADH-quinone oxidoreductase subunit N has translation MYELPSGAEIQNVIATLKSSALYYLPEIFLSALFLVVILVDLVFRPKKHHPLSLTSLAGLAASLYFIWQQHAMTGREIFFGMYVIDEFAIFFKYFFVFSGILAVLISMVSDELNSRTSGLGEYYALVIGMVIGMVMMASSADLLMIFLSMELVSLSAYVLTGYLKRERRSTEGALKYLIYGAVSSGLMIYGFSILYGLTGETNIVEISRVLAERGYDPLTLMVASIMILAGIGYKVGAVPFHFWSPDVYEGAPIPVTAFLSVASKAAGFALLIRFFYVAVPHGAVAEPLTPGSEWLFLLMILSVASMIYGNIVALWQTNVKRLLAYSSIAHAGYILLGIIAMDELGTQATLFYLISYLLMNFGAFLVAVIIANKTGSENIEDYRGLGRRMPLAGAAMTVFLISLVGLPPTVGFIGKLMIFSALLAKGSVFVWLALVGILTSVISLYYYMLIPLNMYLRESEQPLPDSIKAGVLPQILTAGLMLLTLYFGIFFTPLSDFAHYAVELFGNRLY, from the coding sequence ATGTACGAGCTACCATCCGGTGCTGAAATACAGAATGTCATCGCCACCCTCAAGTCGAGCGCGTTGTACTATCTTCCGGAGATATTTCTTTCCGCGCTCTTCCTCGTGGTCATTCTGGTCGACCTTGTATTCAGGCCGAAGAAACACCACCCGCTTTCCCTTACGTCGCTTGCGGGCCTGGCCGCCAGCCTCTACTTCATCTGGCAGCAGCACGCCATGACCGGAAGGGAAATTTTCTTCGGTATGTACGTCATCGACGAGTTCGCGATCTTTTTCAAATACTTCTTCGTGTTTTCCGGGATCCTCGCGGTGCTGATTTCGATGGTCTCTGATGAACTCAACAGCCGGACCTCGGGACTCGGGGAGTACTATGCACTGGTTATCGGCATGGTTATCGGCATGGTCATGATGGCCTCCTCGGCGGATCTTCTGATGATCTTTCTCTCGATGGAGCTGGTCAGTCTTTCCGCCTACGTGCTTACCGGCTATCTCAAGCGGGAGCGCCGATCAACCGAAGGCGCGCTGAAATACCTTATTTATGGAGCAGTCTCCTCCGGGCTGATGATCTACGGCTTTTCAATTCTTTACGGCCTTACCGGTGAAACCAACATCGTCGAAATCAGCAGGGTGCTCGCAGAGAGGGGATACGATCCGCTGACCCTGATGGTCGCCTCTATCATGATTCTCGCAGGGATCGGTTACAAGGTCGGCGCGGTGCCTTTCCACTTCTGGAGCCCCGACGTGTACGAGGGCGCGCCCATACCGGTCACGGCTTTTCTTTCCGTTGCGTCCAAGGCCGCCGGTTTCGCGCTGCTGATCCGTTTCTTCTACGTCGCCGTTCCGCACGGCGCCGTTGCTGAACCCCTGACGCCCGGTTCCGAATGGCTGTTCCTGCTCATGATCCTTTCGGTCGCCTCGATGATCTACGGCAACATCGTGGCCCTCTGGCAGACGAACGTCAAGCGGTTGCTGGCCTATTCGTCGATCGCCCACGCGGGCTACATCCTGCTCGGCATCATCGCCATGGACGAACTCGGCACCCAGGCGACACTGTTTTACCTTATCTCTTATCTTCTCATGAACTTCGGGGCCTTTCTCGTCGCCGTCATCATCGCCAACAAGACCGGCAGCGAGAATATCGAGGACTATCGCGGTCTGGGCAGGAGGATGCCGCTTGCAGGAGCGGCCATGACCGTTTTTCTGATCTCGCTTGTCGGCCTTCCGCCGACCGTCGGTTTCATCGGCAAGCTGATGATTTTTTCCGCCCTGCTGGCGAAAGGCTCGGTCTTTGTGTGGCTGGCGCTTGTCGGCATCCTGACCAGCGTGATCTCGCTCTACTACTACATGCTGATTCCGCTCAACATGTACCTTCGCGAATCCGAGCAGCCGTTGCCCGACAGCATCAAGGCGGGCGTGCTGCCGCAGATCTTGACCGCGGGACTGATGCTGCTGACGCTCTACTTCGGCATTTTCTTCACGCCGCTTTCCGATTTCGCGCATTACGCCGTCGAACTGTTCGGCAACCGCCTCTACTGA
- the nuoL gene encoding NADH-quinone oxidoreductase subunit L, with product MHSLIQLSVIVLLLPLLSFVVLIFFNKRLPRGGDFIGAGILGTTFALSAWIFWNVIVLHYDPSFRLAWDFTWIDFGNVPGVGPLEIRMGIMIDNLTAIMLAMVTLISFLVHLYSTGYMSGETYYGRFFAYLGIFTFSMLGIVLSDNLFAIYIFWELVGLSSYLLIGFYFEKDSAADAQKKAFLANRVGDIGMWLGILILYSQFHTFGFQEIYDHIRNGEFHMSQAWLTAAGVLLFMGCVGKSAQFPLHVWLPDAMEGPTPVSALIHAATMVAAGVYFVGRIFAILTPDALHVIAFIGALTAFMAATIAITQHDIKRVLAYSTVSQLGYMVLGLGVGAYSAALFHLLTHAFFKACLFLGSGAIIHAMHHEQDMRWMGGLWKKMPWTFATFTLATLALAGLPLTSGFMSKDAILAGALGFAEVEGGGIYYLIPALGFFSAMLTAFYMGRQIWLVFFGESRTHLKPAPEHHDEGHGHDDHHGHHEVREVAWNMRLPLVILAALSVFAVYSPDPLDGGKGWFMHLVQTPATAVPSAGIPVEVSAHHGEAIAAPVGEGAALAALEQAGEEHAGVTHAADGHDTSDAHAAGDGEHHGPIYDDPRQAAISHESHAAHDRAIMYSSIMVALGLGLALVVYVFRFIDPDRTAQRIRPLYLYSFNKWYWDEIYDATVIKGSLLVSKILAWFDSNIVDGIVNGFGAMVRRIGTASGNIDRYVVDGLVNFTAFFVQTTGAGLRKFQTGKVQTYVVMALLAVTGYVLYYFIQLLS from the coding sequence ATGCACAGTCTCATCCAGCTATCAGTCATCGTACTGCTGCTCCCGCTGCTTTCATTCGTCGTGTTGATCTTTTTCAACAAACGGCTGCCGCGGGGTGGCGACTTCATAGGGGCCGGTATTCTCGGTACGACATTCGCGCTTTCGGCATGGATCTTCTGGAACGTCATCGTGCTGCACTACGATCCGTCGTTCAGGCTGGCATGGGATTTTACCTGGATCGATTTCGGCAACGTACCGGGAGTCGGGCCGCTGGAGATCAGGATGGGCATCATGATCGACAACCTGACGGCGATCATGCTCGCCATGGTGACGCTCATCAGTTTTCTGGTCCATCTTTATTCGACCGGTTACATGTCCGGCGAAACCTATTATGGGCGCTTTTTCGCCTACCTCGGGATCTTCACCTTCTCGATGCTGGGCATCGTACTTTCCGACAACCTGTTTGCCATCTATATCTTCTGGGAACTCGTCGGCCTGTCTTCCTATCTCCTGATAGGTTTCTATTTCGAAAAAGACAGCGCGGCCGATGCGCAGAAGAAAGCCTTTCTCGCCAACCGCGTCGGCGATATAGGCATGTGGCTCGGTATCCTTATTCTCTATTCCCAGTTCCATACCTTCGGATTCCAGGAGATCTACGATCACATCAGGAACGGCGAGTTCCACATGTCGCAGGCCTGGCTGACGGCCGCGGGAGTGCTGCTCTTCATGGGCTGCGTGGGAAAGTCAGCCCAGTTCCCGCTGCATGTATGGCTTCCTGACGCCATGGAAGGCCCCACGCCTGTTTCCGCGCTTATCCATGCGGCCACCATGGTCGCGGCGGGAGTCTACTTCGTCGGCAGAATATTCGCCATCCTGACGCCCGACGCATTGCACGTTATCGCGTTCATCGGCGCACTCACGGCTTTCATGGCGGCCACCATCGCCATCACCCAGCATGACATCAAGCGCGTGCTCGCCTATTCTACGGTTTCCCAGCTCGGCTACATGGTGCTCGGTCTCGGTGTCGGAGCATATTCCGCCGCGCTTTTCCATCTTCTGACGCACGCGTTCTTCAAGGCCTGCCTCTTCCTCGGTTCCGGCGCGATCATCCACGCCATGCACCACGAACAGGACATGCGCTGGATGGGCGGCCTGTGGAAAAAGATGCCGTGGACCTTCGCGACCTTCACGCTCGCCACGCTGGCGCTTGCGGGCCTGCCGCTCACCAGCGGCTTTATGAGCAAGGACGCCATTCTCGCCGGCGCGCTCGGTTTCGCCGAAGTCGAGGGCGGCGGGATCTATTATCTGATACCGGCGCTCGGATTCTTTTCCGCCATGCTCACGGCGTTCTACATGGGCCGGCAGATATGGCTGGTATTTTTCGGCGAAAGCCGCACCCATCTCAAGCCCGCCCCGGAACACCATGACGAGGGTCACGGCCACGACGACCATCACGGCCATCACGAGGTGCGTGAAGTCGCCTGGAACATGAGGCTCCCGCTGGTTATTCTCGCCGCGCTTTCCGTCTTCGCCGTCTATTCTCCCGATCCGCTGGACGGCGGCAAGGGATGGTTCATGCATCTTGTCCAGACGCCTGCGACGGCCGTTCCCTCGGCCGGTATTCCGGTCGAGGTATCCGCGCATCACGGCGAGGCCATCGCTGCACCAGTCGGTGAAGGGGCGGCGCTTGCCGCACTGGAGCAAGCGGGCGAAGAGCATGCCGGGGTTACCCATGCCGCGGATGGACACGATACCAGCGACGCCCATGCGGCAGGCGATGGCGAGCATCACGGGCCGATCTACGACGATCCGCGCCAGGCCGCGATCAGCCACGAGTCCCATGCCGCGCACGACAGGGCGATCATGTATTCGAGCATCATGGTCGCGCTCGGTCTCGGTCTGGCCCTCGTCGTCTACGTCTTCCGCTTCATCGACCCCGACAGAACCGCGCAGCGCATCAGGCCCCTCTATCTTTATTCGTTCAACAAGTGGTACTGGGACGAGATATACGACGCGACCGTCATAAAGGGCTCGCTGCTCGTTTCGAAGATACTTGCCTGGTTCGACAGCAATATCGTCGACGGCATCGTCAACGGCTTTGGCGCGATGGTTCGCAGGATTGGCACCGCAAGCGGGAACATAGACCGCTACGTTGTCGACGGCCTGGTAAATTTCACGGCCTTTTTCGTTCAGACCACCGGCGCCGGTCTGAGGAAGTTCCAGACCGGCAAGGTTCAGACCTATGTCGTCATGGCGCTGCTGGCGGTTACCGGATATGTCCTGTATTACTTCATACAGTTGTTGTCATAG